A region of the Pseudomonadota bacterium genome:
GAGTGGAAGCGGGCGCGGCGAAATTTTAGGAGCCTTCCAAAGCCTAGTTTTTTAGTAGCAGATTTTAAGAAGGATGTCGCGCACGATAGTTATGTGATTCATGCGTTTAACGAAGCGCGCATATGGGATCCTCGGTATGTATGTGACGCGTCGGGAAACCTCACCTACTCTGCGACTGAGACCGATCGGGAGGCTGTGCTTAAGGCCTTCTTTAGGTTGAACGGGTAGGGCGGCCTCGGTGACCGCAGGTGTGCATATAACCTAGAATGAAATTTGTGGGGCACCGGCCTAGGTGACCACTGGTAGCAATGTTTCGTATTCAGATTGGTACGAGGCTAATTCTGGCCCATCAACCACGCAACATCGCGCAACCTCCTTACCACACCCTCTCGGGCCTGCGAGGATGGTCTGTCTATTGCTCCTTTTTTGCTATTAACCAAACTCTGGGGAGGTGGTTGCCCGTATTCACGAGGTTCGCCTAAATCACCCGCATGCGCTCACTAAAGCCTTAGCCGATCGTGTCCTCGCTCAACTCCAGCAGAGCCTGTAAACAATTCTACAAATCTTGAGCGTCTCTATATTTGAGAAAACACCCATTTTGCCACTCTTTAGTGATGTTGATGACTTAGTTGAAGGGCTAGACAGCCCTAAACAATTGAGATTATTCTAAAGGAACCCGGACACTAGAGCACTTCACCTAATTAACCCAAAGCGCACAATCTCTCTTGACACGTTGTCGCTTTCAGGCGACAATCAACAGGTGGAGCCGAAATTAAAGCGGATAAAACCTACATTAGGTCGAATGGTAAAGCGCTATTTGAAGAATGGATCACAAGTATTCGGGATAAATCCATAGCGGCGAAGATCTTCACGAGAATCGACCGCCTGCGGCTAGGAAACTTTGGTGATTGTAAGAGTGTTGGAAATGGAGTGTTTGAACTTCGCTTGCATTTTGGGTCTGGTTACCGAATTTATTTTGGTGTCGTCGGATCAGAGGTGGTTCTCCTATTACTAGGAGGGGATAAGTCTTCTCAAAAGAAGGATATTTAAAAGGCAAAATTGTATTGGAAGGAATTTTCAAATGGCTAAACAGAAAAGACGCATAAAATCCAAAGACTACGACAGCTTCCTGAAAAAGCAGCTACAAGACCCCGACATGTCGGCCGAGTATCTCTCTGCAGCAGTAAGAGAAGGCTCGCTGGAGGGCTTCCTGATTGCTCTTAAAAGTGTTGCCGACGCCCATGGTGGGATTGGTACTATTGCCAAAGTAACAAACCTCAATCGCCAAAGTATGTACCGAATGTTTTCTGAGCGAGGCAATCCTACAGTTTCAAATTTATTAACGGTGCTTCATGCCCTCGGTATTGAAATCTCCTTCATTTCCCAGGAGAAGAAGAAAAAGGCGGCATAACTCACGCAAATCACAATTTTCAATATGCCCTCTCCCTTATTAACCCAGCCGTCCTCAACAAATACGAATCCCCTTCTTTTTCTTCTTCTAATCCTCCCAAATACCCCTCAACCAAATTCAGCCACAGATCCCTAAAGGATAAGGATAGGAAGAAGATGCAGATTGCGAGGTAGAATCAGATTGGTCATGAACTAGCTGTGTATATCGGGAGGTAAGCAATGGAGATCAGGCGATCAGACGTAACAAAAATTAGCGGAGAGCATCGCTCTTATCTGTTAGAGGAGCTGAAAGTCACGTCTAAAGACCTTTTAGCCGTCGGGACAGAGGCTGAGGTGTACTGTTATGGAGAATCCCACGTACTAAAACTCTATGCCGATCCAAGTCGATTGGTAAACCTCAAGACCCTCAAGGCATTTTATGACTCGCTGGATGATACGCCGAGTGGATTAAAGCTTCCCCGGATCGTTACGATCAAAGAGTCTGGGCCTCTTATTGCCGTTATTGAATCAAAAGTTCCCGGTCAGCCCTTGGAAGGAATGTTGGAAAAGCTAGATCGCTCCAATCAAGAGCAAGCTGAAGAGATTTACTTGAAAGCAGTCCGGGCGCTTGCAAAGATTAAAATTATCTACCCGCCGGCCAAGTACATGCTGTTTGACGAAAGTGAGGAAAGCTCAACCTCCAATCAAACATGGCCCCAGTTTTACGAGAGGCTTCTCTTAGAAAAAGTGCACAAGACGGGCGAGCTTCTACCGAATAATGTAGCAGATTTTAGAGCCAAGTTTGAGTGTCTAGTTGAGTCCATCAGGACGGATACTGCCGTGGATATATCAGCAATTCACGGTGATTTCTATCCGGGTAACCTGTTGGTCTCTGCAGACCTGTCCCGAGCCGAGGGATTGGTTGATTTTGGATCCTTTACGCTCTTTGGTGACAATATGCTCGATGTAGCAAGTGCTATCGGATTTTACCGTATGTACGATCCAGAGCGACGCGCGATTCGGAATGCACTTCTGGACCGTGCCGAGGCAATGCTGCCGTCTCTGGACAACTACCGTCTCTATCGCTACTTGGCAGCACATGCCATTGTTACCTGTGACCTATATATCTCTGAGCCCGATCCACGGAGCAATGGACATTTTCAGTGGGCGGTTGAAATTCTTGAAGACTCGCGGATTTGGTCTAGTCTGAGGTAGAGAGAAACTGCGGGATCCTCACTCACGGAGCCGCGCGTATATACTGCGACAGCTGCAAACACTCACTCCTCGTTGCCTTCTCCTGTCCTTCTCCTGTAAGAAGATCATTGTTACGGGGTTACTTCTGGCGTATCAACCGCGCAACCTCGCGCAACCTCGTTCCCACACCCTCTCGGAGCTTTGGGGGTCGTGTATCTATTGCTCCTTTTTTCGCGACTTGCACCATATTCCCTCACCAAACATGCAACAGAACCGGGCTTAATGTGCTGCGGTCAGGGCCAAGCCCTACAAAACCCTCACGGAAACCACTCTGCCTCTAGAACAAATACTTGCTAAAAGTGAATTGAGCTCTCTATCCTTGAACAACTATTAGCGGTGAGAACAGACCAGCTAAGGAGGTACGGATCTCCTACACACTTCCTCTTGTGGTCATGAGCGCAATTGCGGGAGCTCTCGGAAAGCAGATTTTCGGTATTTCCATGGGGCCCTTGGGTGGGCTCGCGTCACTCCTCGGCGGAAAAGTAGCGCTCTACATCTATTTTAAGGGCGTACCATCGATGGTAAAGATCTCTTTGGAGAAGCAGGTCGTTTTCTTCATCTCTGTCTTCCGAGCCGCCCTCGCTACAGGTGCCGTCATCTCTTTCCTCGTGGGGAGGTTATTGCCTACGACGCCGACAGGGCTCGATACTTTGATGATTACTCCGCGATAAATGACTATGCTATAAGCACGAAAAGGGGCGCATCAACGCCCCTTTTTATCTCAATGGAGCGGCCTCACAAAATTATACACTGTGGATACAAGCAAAAAAGCCATGAAGAATATCTGGAACCGAATATCGACCTTATTAAGACGGGCGATCATCGCACCCCGCTCTGACTCAGGCGTATCGTTAAGCTTGTTCGAGGCCCATACAAAGAGCCAGAACAGGCCAAGGGTAACGAGGTAACACGCGCCATAGACCTGATCTAGATAGGTTATGTACGGCAATATCGGAAGACTCTGTCGATACCCCTGCTGAAGAAAAACCAGCGTTAAGAGCGCGGTTGAAGGGATTGCGATTCGAACCTCCCACAGCGAAGCTTCGAGAGTTGGTGCCAGGAGCACCATCATCATCACAATCACCAAAGGAATAATAAGTTGAATGATCGAGGCGAACGCCGATTTATGGTACTCTATCTCCAATCTTACTTGGCTGAATTCAGTCGAACTCTTCTTGCCTGCGTCATGGAAGCCAAAACCGGTCCCATAACGCTGGAGATATTCACGGAGTGCGAATCCATTAGTCACAAATCCGATATTATCGATGTACGGTCCTACTCCTGAATGGGTCTTGTCTCCAACGAGTCTCACCTTGTTCGAATCGAAGGCATCGCTGATAAAGTTTAAGCCAAGCACGATAGGAACTGTAATCCTCTCAAACGGGTAGCGATGCAGGTTCATC
Encoded here:
- a CDS encoding type II toxin-antitoxin system RelE/ParE family toxin, which encodes MKADKTYIRSNGKALFEEWITSIRDKSIAAKIFTRIDRLRLGNFGDCKSVGNGVFELRLHFGSGYRIYFGVVGSEVVLLLLGGDKSSQKKDI
- a CDS encoding transcriptional regulator, producing MAKQKRRIKSKDYDSFLKKQLQDPDMSAEYLSAAVREGSLEGFLIALKSVADAHGGIGTIAKVTNLNRQSMYRMFSERGNPTVSNLLTVLHALGIEISFISQEKKKKAA
- a CDS encoding aminoglycoside phosphotransferase family protein, whose translation is MEIRRSDVTKISGEHRSYLLEELKVTSKDLLAVGTEAEVYCYGESHVLKLYADPSRLVNLKTLKAFYDSLDDTPSGLKLPRIVTIKESGPLIAVIESKVPGQPLEGMLEKLDRSNQEQAEEIYLKAVRALAKIKIIYPPAKYMLFDESEESSTSNQTWPQFYERLLLEKVHKTGELLPNNVADFRAKFECLVESIRTDTAVDISAIHGDFYPGNLLVSADLSRAEGLVDFGSFTLFGDNMLDVASAIGFYRMYDPERRAIRNALLDRAEAMLPSLDNYRLYRYLAAHAIVTCDLYISEPDPRSNGHFQWAVEILEDSRIWSSLR